The Bordetella sp. FB-8 genome includes a window with the following:
- a CDS encoding acyl-CoA thioesterase, giving the protein MSHACTPVTLPNDDPVLRVMPMPTDTNIHGDVFGGWIMSQVDIAGAVPAARRANGRVATVAVNALVFRQPVFVGDLLSFYAKIVKTGNTSVTVEVDVYAQRQRLDAEIVKVTEATLTYVATDEARHSRPLPML; this is encoded by the coding sequence ATGTCACACGCCTGCACTCCCGTCACGCTGCCCAACGACGACCCGGTATTGCGCGTCATGCCCATGCCGACGGACACCAATATCCACGGCGACGTCTTCGGCGGCTGGATCATGTCGCAGGTCGACATCGCAGGCGCCGTCCCGGCCGCGCGCCGGGCCAACGGCCGGGTCGCCACCGTCGCGGTGAACGCACTGGTCTTCAGGCAGCCGGTATTTGTGGGCGACCTGCTCAGCTTCTACGCCAAGATCGTCAAAACCGGCAACACCTCGGTCACCGTCGAGGTAGACGTCTACGCTCAGCGCCAGCGCCTGGACGCCGAGATCGTCAAGGTCACCGAGGCGACGCTGACCTACGTGGCGACCGACGAGGCGCGCCACAGCCGGCCGCTGCCGATGCTGTAA
- a CDS encoding Lrp/AsnC family transcriptional regulator, with protein sequence MDQTDFKILGLMQKNADLSVAEIAEQVNLSVTPCWRRIQKLREDGVILRNAVVLNPQALGLNLTVFVSIRTSQHNAKWTQSLVGAVMALPNVVEFHRMAGDVDYLLKVVVQDMAAYDRFYRRLIDAVDLLDVSASFSMEVIKSTMELPLSRE encoded by the coding sequence ATGGATCAGACGGACTTCAAGATTCTCGGGCTCATGCAGAAGAATGCCGACCTGTCTGTGGCCGAGATCGCCGAGCAGGTCAATCTGTCTGTGACGCCGTGCTGGCGGCGCATACAGAAGCTCAGGGAAGATGGCGTCATCCTGCGCAATGCGGTGGTGCTCAACCCGCAGGCGCTGGGACTCAATCTCACGGTCTTCGTTTCCATCCGCACCAGCCAGCACAATGCCAAATGGACGCAGAGCCTGGTCGGCGCCGTCATGGCTTTGCCCAATGTGGTGGAGTTTCACCGCATGGCAGGCGACGTGGACTATCTGCTGAAGGTGGTGGTCCAAGACATGGCGGCCTACGACCGCTTCTACCGGCGTCTGATCGACGCGGTGGATCTGCTGGATGTCAGTGCCAGCTTTTCCATGGAGGTCATAAAGAGCACCATGGAACTGCCGTTGAGCAGGGAGTGA
- a CDS encoding cysteine dioxygenase family protein, with the protein MQAATDSVIAPNASLQALSTATDQAEQTAASNLLLQMATNLRQADNLLEALPQALRAGSPDGYCRHVAYADPSGRFTIVYLVWRSGQHSPVHGHKTWCAYRVLQGELSETLYDWNPSTQTLSVNGEITRKPGDIFTAIPGLQQTHRLGNSGDEVAITLHIYGVAEESISTGVNLLPPQPLLQ; encoded by the coding sequence ATGCAAGCCGCCACCGACTCCGTCATCGCCCCGAACGCCTCGCTGCAGGCATTGTCCACCGCCACCGATCAGGCCGAGCAGACCGCCGCCTCGAACCTGCTGTTGCAAATGGCGACGAACCTCAGGCAAGCCGACAATCTGCTGGAAGCCCTACCGCAAGCGCTGCGCGCCGGCTCGCCCGACGGCTACTGCCGCCATGTGGCTTACGCCGATCCGAGTGGCCGCTTCACGATCGTCTACCTGGTGTGGCGCTCGGGCCAGCATAGCCCCGTGCACGGCCACAAGACCTGGTGCGCCTACCGCGTGCTGCAAGGCGAGCTGTCGGAAACGCTCTACGACTGGAATCCGTCCACTCAGACACTGTCGGTCAACGGCGAGATCACCCGCAAACCCGGCGACATCTTCACCGCCATCCCCGGCCTGCAACAGACCCACCGCCTGGGCAACAGCGGCGACGAGGTGGCCATCACCCTGCACATCTATGGCGTGGCCGAGGAAAGTATTTCCACCGGCGTGAACCTGCTGCCACCGCAACCGTTGCTGCAATAA
- the secA gene encoding preprotein translocase subunit SecA, which translates to MISLLKKLIGSRNDRLLKQYRKLVGQINAFEPQLAGLSDESLSAKTEEYRARIEQGASLDALLPEAFATVREAAKRVFGMRHFDVQMLGGIALHKGKIAEMRTGEGKTLMATLPVYLNALAGKGVHVVTVNDYLARRDAETMGRLYRFLGLSTGVVVPQQENEEKIAAYRADITYGTNNEFGFDYLRDNMEYRVEDRRQRSLFYAIVDEVDSILIDEARTPLIISGQAEDHTDLYVRMNSVPPMLTRMTVEPKPQEPEPEGDYWVDEKSQQVYLSEAGHEHAEEILSKNGMLPAGESLYDPRHIALMHHLMVALRAHSLYFRDQQYVVQNGEVIIVDEFTGRLMVGRRWSDGLHQAVEAKEGVKIENENQTLASITFQNYFRMYDKLAGMTGTADTEAYEFQEIYSLETVIIPTNKPMIRKDQNDQVFKTGQEKYNAILEDIRDCHTRGQPVLVGTTSIENSELLSGLLRQAKLPHEVLNAKQHAREAEIVAQAGKPGHITIATNMAGRGTDIVLGGSIEKQIELLHADESLSEAQRNARIEEIRAAWKPDNERVKSAGGLRIIGTERHESRRIDNQLRGRAGRQGDPGSSRFYLSLEDALMRIFAGDRVRAIMERLKLPEGEPIEAGMVTRSIETAQRKVEGRNFDIRKQLLEYDDVSNDQRKVLYAQRNEVLEASSVSETVISLTEGVMTDLFHAHVPPESIEDQWDVAGLQQVLANDWQMTLPLTQMLEEESHLDEDGLRARVLAAARQAYDAKAELVGTESWAQFERSIMLQAMDSHWREHLSSLDYLRQGIHLRGYAQRDPKQEYKREAFELFSSLLDRIRNDVVRVLLTVRVQSAEQLEQAEEIEPLQNLQFQHTDPDAELAAVAAPGVSAMPSGAVPRVGRNDPCPCGSGKKYKQCHGKLA; encoded by the coding sequence ATGATTTCCCTGCTCAAAAAACTTATAGGCAGCCGTAACGACCGACTGCTCAAGCAATACCGCAAGCTTGTCGGTCAGATCAACGCGTTCGAGCCGCAGCTTGCGGGCTTGTCCGATGAATCGCTGTCCGCCAAGACCGAGGAGTATCGCGCGCGCATCGAGCAGGGCGCCTCGCTCGACGCGCTCTTGCCCGAGGCATTCGCCACCGTGCGCGAAGCGGCCAAACGCGTGTTCGGCATGCGGCACTTTGACGTGCAGATGTTGGGCGGCATTGCCCTGCATAAGGGCAAGATCGCCGAAATGCGCACAGGCGAAGGCAAGACCTTGATGGCCACGCTGCCGGTCTACCTGAACGCGCTGGCGGGCAAGGGCGTGCACGTGGTCACGGTCAACGACTACCTGGCCCGGCGCGACGCGGAAACCATGGGCCGGCTGTACCGTTTCCTGGGCCTGAGCACGGGGGTGGTCGTGCCTCAGCAGGAAAATGAGGAAAAGATCGCCGCCTATCGCGCCGACATCACCTACGGCACGAACAACGAGTTCGGATTCGACTACCTGCGCGACAACATGGAATACCGGGTCGAGGATCGCCGCCAGCGCTCGCTCTTTTATGCCATCGTCGACGAGGTGGACTCCATCCTGATCGACGAGGCGCGCACTCCGCTGATCATCTCGGGCCAGGCCGAAGACCACACCGATCTGTATGTGCGCATGAATTCGGTGCCGCCCATGCTCACGCGCATGACTGTCGAGCCCAAGCCGCAGGAGCCTGAGCCCGAAGGCGATTACTGGGTCGACGAGAAAAGCCAACAGGTCTATCTGTCCGAGGCCGGCCACGAACACGCCGAGGAAATCCTGTCCAAGAACGGCATGCTGCCTGCCGGCGAGTCGCTTTACGACCCGCGCCACATCGCGCTCATGCATCACCTGATGGTCGCACTGCGTGCCCACTCGCTGTATTTCCGCGACCAGCAGTATGTGGTGCAGAACGGCGAAGTCATTATCGTCGACGAATTTACCGGCCGTTTGATGGTGGGCCGCCGCTGGTCCGACGGGCTGCACCAGGCCGTCGAGGCCAAGGAAGGTGTGAAGATCGAGAACGAGAACCAGACCCTGGCCTCGATCACCTTCCAGAACTACTTCCGCATGTACGACAAGCTGGCGGGCATGACGGGCACGGCCGATACCGAAGCCTATGAGTTCCAGGAGATATACAGCCTGGAGACCGTCATCATCCCGACCAACAAGCCTATGATCCGCAAGGATCAGAACGACCAGGTATTCAAGACCGGCCAGGAAAAGTACAACGCCATTCTCGAAGACATCCGTGACTGCCATACGCGCGGCCAACCCGTGCTGGTGGGCACGACCAGCATCGAGAACTCCGAACTGCTGTCGGGCCTGCTACGTCAGGCCAAGCTGCCGCACGAAGTGCTCAACGCTAAACAGCATGCCCGCGAAGCCGAAATCGTGGCGCAGGCGGGCAAGCCTGGCCACATTACCATTGCCACGAACATGGCGGGCCGAGGCACCGACATCGTTCTGGGTGGCAGTATCGAGAAGCAGATCGAACTGCTGCATGCTGACGAGTCCCTGAGCGAGGCCCAGCGCAATGCGCGTATCGAGGAGATCCGCGCCGCCTGGAAGCCCGATAACGAGCGCGTCAAGTCCGCGGGTGGCCTGCGCATCATCGGCACCGAGCGCCACGAATCGCGCCGTATCGACAATCAGCTGCGCGGTCGCGCGGGCCGCCAGGGCGATCCGGGTTCTTCGCGCTTTTATCTGTCGCTGGAAGACGCGCTGATGCGTATTTTCGCGGGCGACCGCGTGCGTGCCATCATGGAACGCCTGAAGCTGCCTGAGGGCGAACCCATCGAAGCCGGCATGGTGACGCGTTCGATAGAGACCGCGCAGCGCAAGGTCGAGGGCCGCAACTTCGACATCCGCAAGCAGCTACTCGAATACGACGACGTTTCCAACGACCAGCGCAAGGTGCTTTATGCCCAGCGCAACGAGGTGCTGGAAGCCAGTTCGGTCAGCGAGACCGTCATCAGCCTGACAGAAGGGGTCATGACCGACTTGTTCCACGCTCATGTGCCGCCCGAATCGATCGAGGATCAATGGGACGTGGCGGGCCTGCAGCAAGTGCTGGCCAACGATTGGCAAATGACGCTGCCGCTGACCCAGATGCTAGAAGAAGAGTCCCATCTGGACGAGGACGGATTGCGGGCGCGCGTGCTTGCCGCCGCGCGCCAGGCTTACGATGCCAAGGCCGAACTGGTCGGCACGGAATCGTGGGCCCAGTTCGAGCGCTCCATCATGTTGCAGGCCATGGATTCGCACTGGCGCGAGCATTTGTCCTCGCTGGACTATCTGCGCCAGGGCATTCATTTGCGCGGTTACGCGCAGCGCGATCCCAAGCAGGAATACAAGCGCGAGGCGTTCGAGCTGTTCTCCAGCCTGCTCGATCGCATCCGCAATGATGTGGTGCGCGTGCTGTTGACAGTGCGTGTGCAGTCGGCCGAGCAGCTGGAGCAGGCCGAAGAGATCGAGCCTTTGCAGAACCTGCAGTTCCAGCATACGGATCCTGATGCGGAACTGGCCGCTGTGGCGGCCCCCGGCGTGTCTGCCATGCCAAGCGGTGCGGTGCCGCGCGTGGGGCGCAACGACCCTTGCCCTTGCGGCAGCGGCAAGAAGTACAAGCAGTGCCACGGGAAGCTTGCCTGA
- a CDS encoding DciA family protein yields the protein MNKPFSYRPKVGRKQETVLSWLGHDARGAGVLATAHRHLQLQQALAALLPPGLGEVCAVIKLDQHRLELAVPGSAYAAKLRQMAPSLAQALSVRGWLLDEIAVRVQAGMPRPGSRAARPVKSAQPLDTQALEAFDELGKTMRPGPLADAIARLLTHHGHRRS from the coding sequence ATGAACAAGCCCTTTTCTTACCGTCCCAAGGTCGGCCGCAAACAGGAAACCGTTCTGTCCTGGCTGGGCCATGATGCGCGCGGCGCCGGGGTGCTGGCCACGGCCCACCGCCACCTGCAGCTTCAGCAGGCCTTGGCCGCGCTGTTACCGCCGGGCTTGGGCGAAGTCTGCGCTGTCATCAAGCTGGACCAACATCGCCTGGAGCTGGCCGTGCCGGGGTCGGCTTATGCTGCCAAGCTGCGGCAGATGGCACCCAGTCTGGCCCAGGCGCTGTCCGTACGCGGCTGGCTGCTCGATGAGATCGCGGTACGGGTGCAGGCTGGCATGCCGCGCCCGGGCAGCCGCGCGGCACGACCGGTCAAATCGGCCCAGCCCCTGGATACGCAAGCCCTGGAGGCTTTCGACGAACTGGGGAAAACGATGCGGCCCGGCCCCTTGGCGGACGCGATTGCGCGCCTGCTGACGCACCATGGTCACCGGAGATCTTGA
- the lpxC gene encoding UDP-3-O-acyl-N-acetylglucosamine deacetylase, protein MFRQRSIQNLVRTTGVGVHSGRRVELVLRPAEANTGIVFHRTDLPEVVDLPARADGVGDTRMASVLQKGNVRVSTVEHLMSALAGLGIDNLHIDITAEEVPIMDGSAATFVYLLRSAGIVEQNAPKRFIRVNKPVEVREGDGANAKWARLEPHEGFALAFSIDFQHPAIDSTANFAEVDFATHSYTREIARARTFGFVNEVEALRSMGLARGGSLDNAIVMDEYRVLNNDGLRYDDEFVKHKILDAIGDLYLLGKPLVARYVANKSGHALNNLLSRTLMADQSAWEIVTYESQAEAPAAFRGWKLAQA, encoded by the coding sequence ATGTTTCGCCAGCGCAGCATTCAGAATCTCGTCCGTACGACCGGCGTGGGTGTCCACTCCGGGCGCCGGGTTGAGCTCGTCCTGCGCCCGGCCGAAGCGAACACGGGCATCGTGTTTCACCGCACTGACTTGCCTGAGGTCGTCGATCTGCCCGCGCGCGCGGATGGCGTGGGCGACACCCGTATGGCGTCGGTGCTGCAGAAGGGAAATGTACGCGTTTCCACGGTCGAACATCTGATGTCGGCGCTGGCCGGTCTGGGTATCGACAACCTGCACATCGACATCACCGCCGAAGAAGTCCCCATCATGGATGGCAGCGCGGCGACCTTTGTGTATTTGCTGCGTTCGGCCGGCATCGTCGAGCAGAACGCGCCCAAGCGCTTTATCCGGGTCAATAAGCCCGTCGAGGTGCGCGAAGGCGACGGCGCCAATGCCAAGTGGGCTCGCCTGGAACCGCATGAAGGTTTCGCCTTGGCCTTTTCCATCGACTTCCAGCATCCGGCAATCGACTCGACGGCCAATTTTGCCGAAGTCGACTTCGCCACGCACTCCTATACTCGGGAAATCGCGCGCGCGCGCACCTTCGGTTTCGTCAACGAAGTCGAGGCCTTGCGTTCCATGGGACTGGCCCGCGGCGGAAGCCTCGATAACGCCATCGTCATGGACGAGTACCGCGTACTGAACAACGACGGTTTGCGCTACGACGACGAGTTCGTCAAGCACAAGATTCTGGACGCTATCGGAGACCTCTACCTGCTGGGCAAGCCGCTGGTCGCCCGGTACGTGGCCAACAAGTCCGGACACGCGCTCAACAACCTGTTGTCGCGCACGCTGATGGCCGATCAGAGCGCCTGGGAAATCGTCACGTACGAATCGCAGGCCGAAGCCCCGGCGGCGTTCCGTGGATGGAAGCTGGCGCAGGCTTGA
- the ftsZ gene encoding cell division protein FtsZ — protein sequence MMNFEMLESSTKGTVIKVVGVGGAGGNAVSHMIRNGVNGVDFICANTDAQALAATNAPVQIRLGRTGLGAGAKPEQGRSAAETAREEIRAALNGAHMVFITAGMGGGTGTGAGPVVAEVAKELGILTVGVVTKPFTFEGNKRMKMAEEGISELGKHVHSLIVVLNENLYELMDEDATQEDCFKSADDILHNACAGIAEIINVEGNVNVDFEDVKTIMGEQGQAMMGTAVANGADRARNAAEKAIACPLLEGVDLNGARGVLVNITASRSLKMRETREIMETIRGYASEDATVIFGTAYDESMGENLRVTVVATGLGKTAVRPQLVQTVVAELRTGTDNMAYAVPQQQGDYRGMDVPSVMRNPRSQASAQVRALESSGMDHFDIPAFLRKQAD from the coding sequence ATGATGAATTTCGAAATGCTTGAAAGCAGTACTAAAGGGACCGTCATCAAGGTGGTCGGCGTGGGAGGCGCGGGAGGCAATGCCGTGTCGCACATGATTCGAAACGGGGTGAACGGCGTGGACTTCATTTGCGCCAACACCGATGCGCAAGCCCTAGCCGCAACCAATGCGCCGGTGCAGATCCGCCTGGGCCGCACTGGCCTGGGTGCCGGTGCCAAGCCCGAACAGGGTCGCTCCGCCGCCGAGACCGCCCGCGAGGAAATCCGCGCGGCGCTCAACGGCGCGCACATGGTGTTCATCACCGCAGGCATGGGCGGCGGCACCGGCACAGGTGCCGGCCCGGTGGTCGCCGAGGTAGCCAAGGAACTGGGCATCCTGACGGTGGGTGTAGTGACCAAGCCCTTCACGTTCGAGGGCAACAAGCGCATGAAGATGGCCGAAGAGGGCATCAGCGAACTGGGCAAGCATGTGCATTCGCTCATCGTGGTTCTCAACGAGAACCTGTATGAACTGATGGACGAGGATGCGACCCAGGAAGACTGCTTCAAATCGGCCGACGACATCCTGCACAACGCCTGCGCCGGCATCGCCGAAATCATCAATGTCGAGGGCAACGTCAACGTCGACTTCGAGGATGTCAAGACCATCATGGGCGAGCAGGGCCAGGCCATGATGGGCACGGCCGTCGCCAACGGCGCCGACCGTGCCCGCAACGCCGCCGAGAAGGCCATCGCTTGTCCGCTGCTAGAAGGCGTGGACTTGAACGGCGCCCGCGGCGTGCTGGTCAACATCACCGCCAGCCGCTCGCTGAAGATGCGCGAAACCCGCGAGATCATGGAAACCATCCGCGGCTACGCCTCGGAAGACGCCACCGTGATCTTCGGCACGGCCTACGACGAATCCATGGGCGAGAACCTGCGCGTCACGGTGGTCGCCACCGGCCTGGGCAAGACCGCGGTCCGCCCGCAACTGGTCCAGACCGTGGTCGCCGAACTGCGCACGGGTACCGACAATATGGCCTATGCCGTGCCGCAACAGCAAGGCGACTACCGCGGCATGGACGTGCCCTCGGTGATGCGCAACCCGCGCAGCCAGGCCTCGGCCCAGGTGCGCGCGCTGGAAAGCTCGGGCATGGACCACTTCGATATTCCGGCGTTCCTGCGCAAGCAGGCAGACTGA
- the ftsA gene encoding cell division protein FtsA — MTRDIKDLIVALDIGTSKVVAVVAEILPEGRFEVLGLGQHESRGMRKGVVVNIESTVNSIQRALEEAELMADCKIRDVYTGIAGNHIRSFNSSGMVAVKDKEVTAADVARVIETAKAVNIPTDQQVLHVLTQEFIVDGQEDIREPIGMSGLRLEVRVHIVTGAVSAAQNIVKCVRRCGLEVQDLILQPLASSLACLTSDEKELGVVLVDVGGGTTDVAIFTGGAIRHTAVIPIAGDQITNDIAAMLRTPTPDAEEIKLRYGVAKQVLASPEETVEVPGLGDRGPRQVKRQALGAVIEPRVEELFNLVQQVVRESGYEDLLASGVVLTGGTAQLPGMIELAEDVFLKPVRVAVPEYEGSLADVMHNPRFSTVMGLLQEARMQRLRGRKVANQAGNFKSVLGRMKEWFMN, encoded by the coding sequence ATGACCCGTGATATCAAGGACCTCATCGTCGCCCTCGACATCGGCACCAGCAAGGTGGTCGCCGTCGTGGCCGAGATCTTGCCGGAGGGGCGGTTCGAAGTGCTGGGCCTGGGTCAGCATGAATCGCGCGGCATGCGCAAGGGCGTGGTGGTCAATATCGAGAGCACCGTCAACTCGATCCAGCGCGCGCTGGAAGAAGCCGAGCTGATGGCCGATTGCAAGATCCGCGACGTCTACACCGGCATCGCCGGCAACCACATCCGCAGCTTCAATTCCAGCGGCATGGTGGCCGTCAAGGACAAGGAAGTCACGGCCGCCGACGTGGCCCGCGTGATCGAGACGGCCAAGGCCGTGAACATTCCCACCGATCAGCAGGTATTGCACGTGCTGACGCAGGAATTCATTGTCGACGGCCAGGAAGACATCCGCGAGCCAATCGGCATGAGCGGCCTGCGGCTGGAAGTGCGTGTGCATATCGTGACCGGCGCGGTGAGCGCCGCGCAGAACATTGTCAAGTGCGTGCGCCGCTGCGGCCTGGAAGTGCAGGACCTGATTTTGCAACCGCTGGCGTCCAGCTTGGCCTGCCTGACGTCCGACGAGAAAGAATTGGGCGTGGTGCTGGTCGATGTCGGCGGTGGCACCACCGACGTGGCGATTTTCACCGGCGGAGCCATACGACACACCGCGGTTATTCCGATTGCCGGCGACCAAATTACCAACGATATTGCTGCGATGCTGCGCACGCCCACGCCGGACGCGGAGGAAATCAAGCTGCGCTACGGCGTAGCCAAGCAGGTGCTGGCGAGTCCCGAAGAAACCGTCGAGGTGCCTGGCCTGGGTGACCGAGGTCCGCGCCAGGTCAAACGCCAGGCGCTGGGTGCGGTGATCGAGCCGCGGGTCGAAGAGCTCTTTAACCTCGTGCAACAAGTTGTGCGCGAATCCGGTTATGAGGATCTGCTGGCTTCCGGCGTAGTGCTCACGGGCGGCACCGCGCAGTTGCCCGGCATGATCGAGCTGGCCGAAGACGTATTTCTCAAGCCTGTGCGCGTGGCCGTGCCCGAATATGAAGGCAGCCTGGCCGACGTGATGCACAATCCGCGCTTTTCCACCGTGATGGGTCTTCTGCAGGAGGCCCGCATGCAACGCCTGCGTGGCCGCAAAGTGGCGAATCAGGCTGGCAACTTCAAGTCGGTGCTGGGACGCATGAAGGAGTGGTTCATGAATTGA
- a CDS encoding cell division protein FtsQ/DivIB: MWNDARTINVIANTLAVLAVAAMLAAGVVWLSQRPYFDLRSIDLAPAPDSSLHYVSAGAVRSQIAGHVKGNFFTVNLNQIRALFESVPWVRRASVRRIWPDALRVSIEEEQPLALWNENQMINTWGEAFTANTGELDDDTKLPQFSGPDGSQELVVQRYAELARWLAPLNLRVTDLDLSPRYAWRVTLSNGLVLDLGRDPSADIPDPMGIPGAMSFSARIQRFVQAWPALQGKLDGREVTRADLRYPNGFALALAPLPANPASKSESKSSIKKR; this comes from the coding sequence GTGTGGAACGACGCTCGCACCATCAACGTAATCGCCAACACGCTAGCCGTGCTGGCGGTGGCGGCCATGCTGGCCGCCGGCGTCGTATGGTTGTCGCAACGACCGTATTTCGACCTGCGCAGCATCGATCTGGCGCCGGCACCGGACAGTTCCCTGCATTATGTGTCGGCGGGCGCCGTGCGTTCTCAGATCGCCGGGCATGTAAAGGGCAATTTTTTCACGGTCAACCTCAACCAGATACGCGCTCTGTTCGAGTCGGTGCCCTGGGTGCGGCGCGCGTCGGTGCGGCGCATATGGCCCGACGCATTGCGCGTGAGCATCGAGGAGGAGCAACCGCTGGCACTGTGGAACGAGAACCAGATGATCAATACCTGGGGAGAGGCGTTCACGGCCAATACCGGCGAACTGGACGACGACACCAAGCTGCCGCAGTTTTCCGGACCCGATGGCAGCCAGGAACTGGTGGTGCAGCGCTACGCCGAACTGGCTCGCTGGCTCGCGCCGCTCAACCTGCGCGTGACAGACTTGGATCTGAGTCCGCGCTATGCCTGGCGCGTCACGCTGTCCAACGGCCTGGTGCTGGATCTGGGGCGAGACCCCTCGGCGGACATTCCCGATCCGATGGGCATCCCCGGCGCGATGTCGTTCTCCGCGCGTATCCAGCGTTTCGTGCAGGCCTGGCCTGCACTGCAGGGCAAGCTCGACGGCCGGGAGGTGACGCGGGCCGACCTGCGCTATCCGAATGGTTTCGCGCTGGCGCTGGCGCCGCTGCCGGCGAACCCGGCTTCCAAATCCGAATCAAAATCCTCCATCAAGAAGCGATAA
- a CDS encoding D-alanine--D-alanine ligase, translating into MKNFGKVGVLYGGRSAEREVSLMSGKGVHEALVSQGVDAHLFDTGEHGLIELAQAGFDRVFIALHGRYGEDGAMQGALELLGVPYTGSGTMASSLAMDKIMTKRVWLQHGLPTPAFEVLQAGADLRRVPDHLGLPLILKPPHEGSTVGIAKVSGYSDMKEAFATAAKYDSEVLAETFVAGRELTVAVLGSGAGARALPIIEIVAPGGNYDYEHKYFSDDTKYLCPAQLPEGLTQEIQDIVVRAYRALDCEGWARADLILDRAGKPWLLEMNTSPGMTGHSLVPMAARATGMSYADLCMAILADASCKLRSPARAR; encoded by the coding sequence ATGAAGAATTTCGGCAAGGTGGGCGTGCTCTACGGTGGACGTTCCGCCGAACGGGAAGTTTCGCTGATGTCCGGCAAGGGCGTGCACGAGGCGCTTGTGAGCCAGGGCGTGGACGCGCACCTGTTCGATACCGGCGAGCACGGTCTGATCGAACTCGCGCAGGCGGGATTCGACCGCGTGTTTATCGCTCTGCATGGTCGCTATGGCGAGGATGGCGCTATGCAAGGCGCGCTCGAGCTGCTGGGCGTTCCCTATACCGGCAGCGGCACGATGGCCTCCAGTCTGGCCATGGACAAGATAATGACCAAGCGGGTGTGGCTGCAGCACGGCCTGCCCACGCCCGCCTTCGAGGTGCTGCAGGCCGGAGCGGATTTGCGCCGGGTGCCCGATCATCTGGGCCTGCCGCTCATACTCAAGCCCCCGCATGAAGGCTCGACCGTGGGCATCGCCAAGGTTTCGGGATATTCCGATATGAAAGAAGCCTTTGCCACGGCGGCCAAGTACGACAGCGAAGTGCTGGCCGAGACTTTCGTTGCCGGCCGCGAACTGACTGTGGCCGTTCTGGGTTCGGGTGCCGGGGCGCGCGCGCTGCCCATCATCGAGATCGTGGCCCCCGGTGGCAATTACGACTATGAGCACAAGTATTTCTCCGACGACACGAAGTATCTCTGCCCCGCGCAGCTGCCCGAAGGGCTGACGCAGGAAATCCAGGACATCGTCGTGCGCGCATACCGCGCGCTGGACTGCGAGGGATGGGCGCGCGCCGATCTCATCCTGGATCGCGCCGGCAAGCCCTGGCTGCTGGAGATGAATACGTCGCCCGGCATGACGGGGCATTCACTGGTGCCGATGGCGGCGCGCGCCACGGGTATGAGCTATGCCGATCTGTGCATGGCCATTCTTGCCGATGCATCGTGCAAGTTGCGCAGCCCGGCGCGCGCGCGCTGA